The genomic interval AAATAACATACACATTACCCGAATCCAAACATACGAAATCTAAATTATTAAAAATGGATGACGAACAAGCCGAACTTTTTCAAATTATAATGAAAAATTTTTAGGGTGTCTCAAAAATCAAAACAGGAGTTGGGTTTTACCGGCAGAGAAGAAGGTATTTCTGCCTATGCGGCAGTTTTGATTGTTAAAAACAGTGTTTAAAACAATACTCTTAACTTGATTATTTCCGTCTTAATAAAATATCTTTCTTGTTATTAAAATGAGAGCCTGTCATGCTTTCAGTATTTTAGATTCTGCTTTCTACATCCAAAACTTTATACAACTTGTCTGCACGCCTTACTTTTTCTTCGACAGGCATAGAAAAAACCTGTCCTTTTGTAACTTCTTCAACATTTTTTTCTTCAAACCGAAGTTCTTTTACTTTAGACTGAATAACACCGGTTGTCGGACCGCTTATTAAAATTTCATCGCCAATGCTTAATTTTCCGGTTTGGACATTAAATTCTCCTATCCCTATTTTCGCAAAATAATTACTTGCTTTTCCTATAAATATTTTTTGTTTTGTGGCTTTTGAACCGTAATCTTTACTCCATTCTCCCAATTTTCTGCCCAAATAATAACCGTCCCAAAAACCCCTGTTAAAAACAGTTGAAAGTTGATTTATCCAATTATCAATTTTTTCTTTTGTATAAGAGCTTTCATAAACTGAATTCACAGCCTCCTTATAACATTCTGTTGTAATTTTAACATATTCAGCCGGTCTTGCTCTGCCTTCAATTTTAAGAACCTTTACTCCGGCATCCAATATTTTATTCATAAAATTAATTGTCATTAAATCTTTAGGAGACATGATGTATTCATTATCAATTTCAAGCTCAAAGCCTGTTTCTTTCTCTGTTACAATGTATGATTTTCTGCAAGTTTGCAAACAAGCCCCTCTGTTAGCGGAAGAATTTTGTTCATGTAAACTTAAATAACATTTACCCGAAACAGCCATACATAATGCTCCGTGTGCAAATATTTCTATTTTGATTAATTTTCCGGCAGGACCTTTTATCTGCTCTTTTTCAATTAACTCGTTTATATGCTTTACTTGCTTTAAACTCAGTTCCCGTGCTAAAACCATTACGTCCGCAAAATTTGAATAAAACTTAACTG from Bacteroidales bacterium carries:
- a CDS encoding U32 family peptidase, whose translation is MKYIKEDIEIMAPVGSFESLAAAIQAKADSVYFGIEQLNMRAKSSNNFTTENLKTIVSICNENKIKSYLTVNTIIYDHDIKVMKQIVDVAKESGVSAIIASDQAVMNYANSINLEVHISTQMNVSNIETVKFYSNFADVMVLARELSLKQVKHINELIEKEQIKGPAGKLIKIEIFAHGALCMAVSGKCYLSLHEQNSSANRGACLQTCRKSYIVTEKETGFELEIDNEYIMSPKDLMTINFMNKILDAGVKVLKIEGRARPAEYVKITTECYKEAVNSVYESSYTKEKIDNWINQLSTVFNRGFWDGYYLGRKLGEWSKDYGSKATKQKIFIGKASNYFAKIGIGEFNVQTGKLSIGDEILISGPTTGVIQSKVKELRFEEKNVEEVTKGQVFSMPVEEKVRRADKLYKVLDVESRI